In Diabrotica undecimpunctata isolate CICGRU chromosome 4, icDiaUnde3, whole genome shotgun sequence, a single genomic region encodes these proteins:
- the LOC140438082 gene encoding uncharacterized protein, which yields MKTALILALLSCVALTIYAQGPEPEPTHGPEPEPTHEPEPEPTGEPDELKCDVCITFASIIKDYVDEKVPLDEVRKDADRICHDLAEHLQEICEKELLPNLDKLYEDLHKHTPFELCVHFHLCEGD from the exons atgaaaactgCATTAATTTTGGCACTTTTGAGCTGCGTCG CTCTTACCATTTACGCTCAGGGTCCCGAGCCTGAGCCTACTCATGGACCTGAACCTGAGCCCACTCATGAGCCTGAGCCTGAACCTACTGGTGAGCCTGATGA ACTCAAGTGCGACGTTTGTATAACATTTGCATCTATCATCAAGGACTACGTTGATGAGAAAGTTCCACTG GATGAAGTTAGGAAAGACGCAGACAGAATATGCCATGATTTAGCAGAACACTTACAAGAAATTTGTGAAAAAGAATTGCTTCCAAATCTCGACAAACTGTATGAAGATCTACACAAACATACACCTTTTGAGTTGTGCGTACATTTCCATCTTTGTGAGGGAGATTAa